GTGACGAAGGCGGTCACCGAATCCCACGCATCCTTCAGCCTGTCGGTGACGTAGTCGCAGATCTCCAGTACCCTGTACCCCATGAAGTAGTCGAACCACTTCAGAACCAGGTCGTCGGCCCTGGCGTAGAGGGCGTTGGCGTACACCGAGCCGAGGTCCAGCTCCACCTCGCTCCCCATGACGAGGCTTGCGAGGCTGACCGTCCCCGTGGGGCTGCCGTCGGGGTCGCGGATGTACAGCGCCTTGAGGGCGTTCAGGCAGCTCCGGTAGGAGAGTTCGACATCCTGCGGGGTGAGGATCGCATTGGTCCCCTGGGGGCTGTACGCGGACCTGGCGCCGTAGCCGTTCATCACGCGGAATTGGGCGAGGGATGTGAGCTGGTGGACCATCATCTGGGAGAGGAGGGTCCCGGAACCGTCAATCGCAGCCGCAAAGAGGGACCCCTGGGTGCTTGCCAGGGGAAGCGCGCAGCTTCCGTCGGAGACGATCTCCAGGGTGCGCTCGGTCACCCCCGAGGGGCATTCGAATCTCGCGGTCAGCGTCCCCGTGACGGCCACGTACAGGGGGGTGTAGCCGCCGACATCCGCGGGACCGGAACCGTTGCGCAGCATCCTCTCCCCGACGGACACGTCGTACTCGATGAGTTCCGCCCTGATCCCGGAACTGACCATGGGGAACGCGAACTCCAGCCACGACTCGGTGCGTTCCTCGATCCATGCCTTCCGCGACTCGAAATCACCGAGGGAAAAATCGGTACTGGCACTGTATACGATGTCCCCCATCCCCGCGTTCACGTCGGCCCTCACCGCGGCCATCGCGTCGTCGAGGGCGTCGGCGGAATCAGACAGCCCGTCGGAGGAGCATTCGCTGTCCTCCATGCACGCCGCCGCGACGACGTATGCGGTCACAACCATGAGCATCGCGATCGCCACCGCGGAGAACGGTAGACCTCCCCTGCGGCACCTCTTCCTGTCCCGAACCATGTGGTGTTCTCGCGGTGCGGGGATATAAAACAGTGAGAGTACAGTTAGTTTCCGCGACTCTGGCTTGTTTCTTTCTGCCTACCTTATTATATATTTTAAAGCAGTTCACCAGACCATGTGCGCAACCGTTAGACCGTACAGCGCAGCCACTGGCCTGCCGAAGAAAACCAAGTCTCTCTGCCCCGAGTGCGGAAAGACCCTCGAGGCCACTGTCTACGAGAAGGATGGGAAGGTCTTCATGGACAAAGAGTGTCCTGAGCACGGAAAGTTCTCCGACATCTACTGGTCGGACGCCAAGAAGTACCTCCAGGCTGAGAAATATGCCAAGGACGGAACCGGTCTGTTCAACCCCATGGACGAGACCCTGAACGGAGAGAACGTCAACATCGTCATCAACGGCGAGAAGATCAACATGCTCTCCCCCACCGCCCTGGCCAACATCGACCTCACCAACAGATGCAACATGCAGTGCCCTATCTGCTTTGCATCCGCCAACCAGGCGGGTTACGTCTACGAGCCTGACTTCGAGACCATCTGCAAGATGCTCGACACCCTCAGGAACGAGAAGCCCATCCCCTGCACCGCCGTGCAGTTCTCCGGAGGGGAGCCCACCGTTTATCCCCAGCTCATCGAGGTCATCAGGGCCGCGAAGGAGCGCAAGTTCGCACAGGTGCAGATCGCCACCAACGGTATCGTCTTCGCCAAGCACTACGACAAACTGAAGGAGTGCGCCGAGGCCGGACTCAACACCATCTACCTGCAGTTCGACGGACTGGACGATAAGATCATGATGAGGTCCCGCGGAAGGCCCATGGTCAAGGTCAAGATGGACGTCATCAACAACTGTCTCAAGCTGAAGGAGGAGACCGGCCACAGCCCTTCCATCGTCCTCGTCGTCACCACCGTCCGCGGAATGAACGACCAGGCCATCGGAGACATCCTCAAGTTCGCCATCAAGTACCGCAAGGTCATCAGAGGAGTCAACTTCCAGCCCGTCGCCTTCACCGGAAGGATGACCAGGGAGGAGGTCGCGGAGGGAAGGATCACCCTCACCGATGTCGCCAAGGCGGTCAACGAGCAGACCGGATACACCAACATGGACGACTGGTACCCCGTCCCCACCGTCTCGGGGATCTCCAACTACGCGTCCATCATCCTCGGGGAGAACAAGATCACCTTCCCGACACACCCCCACTGCGGTCTGGCGACCTATCTCTTCATCGACGAGAACGACAACGTTTACCCCATGCCCGAGTTCATCGACGTCGACAAGTTCGTCGCCGGACTCGAGGAGATCGCCGCCAAGGCGGAGAAGGCCACCTTCAAGAAGCTCACCGCCCTGAAGGTCAGAAAGCTCCTCCTAAGCTGCGCCAAGGAGGAGAACATGCCTCCGGGCATGACCAAGAACAACCTCATCTCGGCTCTGATCTCCATCATGAGCAAGAAGAGCAAGGAGTCCCTTGCGAAATTCAGCTGGGGAATGCTGTACGTCGGAGCCATGCACTTCCAGGACTCCTTCGACTACGACTTCGAGAGGGTCAGGAGGTGCTCCATCCACTACGTCACCCCCGACTGCAAGGTCATCCCGTTCTGCGCATACAACTCCGGAATCGAGATGCGCGTCGAGACCGAGAAGAAGTTCTCCATGCCCATCGAGGAGTGGAAACAGAAACACAAGGAAGAGGCCAAGCAGCTCGCCCAGGCCCTCATCGTCCCCAAGGACGTCCCTGTTATGCAGGTCGACAGCAAGGGGGAGACCCTCTCCTCCGAGGAGATGGCCGAGGACCTCGACGCCACCGCTGCGGCCGAGAAGAAAGAGTGAACCCCAACAGAGGAATTGACATGATCGTCGACCAGAACAAATGCCTGCACTGCGGCGGATGCGTCGGCTCCTGCCCGCAGAACGCCATATTCCTGCACGACTTCTATCTGACCTTCAGCGACAAGTGCAACAGGTGCAAACGTTGCGTCAACCTGTGCCCCGTCGGCGCCCTTTCCCTGGAGGAGAAACAATGAGGACCTACAAGTGCGACGTGCTCGTCGTCGGAGGAGGACCCGCGGGAGGATCCGCTGGGAAGTCCTGCGCCGAGCGCGGACTCGACACCATCATTATCGAGAAGAAGGCCGAGATTGGAGCACCCCTCAGGTGCGCCGAGGGAGTCTCCAAGAAGATGTTCAAGGAGGTCGGGATCGAGCCCAGGCCCGAGTGGATCTGCGCCGACATGAAGGGAGCAGTCATCAAGTCCCCCGACGGAACCTCCTTCGAGCTCGACGAGTCCAAGGCCGGGGCCGAGGTCGGATACGTCCTGAACAGGAACCTCTTCGACAAGGGGATTAACATCCTCGCAACCGAGGCCGGAGCCAAGACCATGCTCCGCACCTGGATGTACGACTTCATCCGCAAGGACGGAAAGATCGTCGGGGCCAAGTGCAAACAGATGGGAGAGGACATCGAGATCTACTGCGACGTGGTCGTCGGAGCGGACGGTGTCGAGTCCCAGGTCGGACGCTGGGCAGGAATGGACACCAACCTGAAGCTGGCCGACATCGAGCCCTGCCTCCAGTACCGCATGTCCAACTGCGACTGCTCCATGGAGTTCTGCGAGTTCATCCTCGGACTGTCCGTCGCCCCCGGAGGATACCTCTGGATCTTCCCCAAGGGGAACGGGATCGCCAACGTCGGTATCGGGATCGCCGGTACCTTCGCCAAGAACGGCGTCCGTCCGAAGCAGTTCCTCGACAAGTTCATCGCCGAGGACCCCAGGTTCAAGAACGCCCAGATCATCGAGATCGATGCCGGATTCGACTCCACCTGCCCCGGATTGGAGGACGGTTACTCCGTCGACAACGTCCTGCTGGTCGGAGACTCCGCAAGGCTGATCGACCCCCTCACCGGAGGAGGTATCGGACACGCCCTCATCTCCGGAATGTATGCCGGAGAGGTCATCGCCGAGTGCAAGAAGAAGGGAGACTTCTCCCGCGAGGCGCTCAAGGCGTACGACAGGAAGATCCAGGCCCGCATGGAGGATGGACTGTACCGCGACTGGATGGCCAAGGAGCGCCTTGCCACTCTGGACGACGACACCATCAACCAGCTCGTCAAGCTGATCTCCACCGCCAACATCGAGCACGTCAATGTCCAGAACCTCCTGATCGCCATCAAGGACAAGTTCCCCAAGGTGGTCGAGGGATTCGAGGACCTGATCTGAAACCTTTCAAAGGGGCCGGAAGGCCCCTCTTACTTTTACAAGTGCCAGATCGGCAAAGTCGTTTAGGTTTGACCTCCGTCTGACCATCCAAGTTATACATTTTTATTGATTTTAGATTAATCAACTTAGGCACCAACATACGATAGGGCGACGGTAATCAAAAATGGAATCCAAAAGGATTGTCTGAAGGGATTCGGAATTATCCTATTTGGAAAAAACGTGGGCCCAGAAAGGCCTGGTTACCTGTTGCGTCTGGGGTCGCAGAAGGATCGGGCAGACGATGCTGGGCGAAAAGGGCCCCCAGGCAGAATCACTCCTCTTTCTTAGAGGACCTACGGCATCTGCGTGGCTCGTCGGGCTTCTGCTCGACCTGGAGTCCGGGCACGCCGGTCTTGACGATGTAGGGGGTTCCGCCGTGCTCGGCGATGACCTCGGCGACCTTCTCCGGCTTGTCGGTGAGTGCGACCATGCACCCTCCTCCGCCGGAACCGGTGAGCTTCGCGCCGAAAGAGAAAGGCTCCACGGATTCGCAGAGCTTGTTGAGCTCGGGGCAGGACACCCCGAGGATGGACAGGAGCTTGTGGTCGTAGGTCATCAGTGCGCCGAGTTCCTCCAGATCGTTCTCCTTGATGGCCTTCAGGCCGTCGAGGGTGACGTCGCCGATCTCGTCGACGATGCCGGCGGCGAACGGGTCGGAGTCCTTGTACTTCCTGACCTTCTCCACCAGGGGGCCGGTGGCCGCCCTGATACCGGTGTTCCCGATGACGAACGTCATCTCGGGGACCTCGAACCTGGATATGTCCCAGGCGTTCTCCCCCTTCTCGATGCGCCAGAGGAAGTCCTCCTTCCTGTAGGGGACGTTGAGGGCCACACCTCCTCCGTTGACGGAGGTGGAGGTGTCCATGGGGCTGCCCCTTCCCTGTGCGTCGTATTCCGCCTCGTATGCCTCCCTTGCCACGGACTCGTTGTCGTAGGGGAGGTTCTTCATCATCCTCACGGCACCGCTGTATGCGGCAGAGAGGGCGGCGGAGGACCCCAGGCCGGAACCGGTGGGGACCCTGCTGTCGATGAAGATGGAGACGGGGTCGTTGCCGTGGGCCTGCGAGATGTAGTGCATATGCTGAGACATGGTGAACTTCGTCGCGGGACGGCCGTTCACCCGGAAGGTCTTGGCTGGTGCCAGACGCATGCTGAAACGCATGTCGATGGCGAGGGTCAGTGCGGGTTTCCCGTACACGACTGCGTGCTCGCCGAGTATAACGAACTTTCCGGGTGCTGAAGCTGAGATCATAGGGGCTCGATTCCGTATGTGCGGAGGGTTTCCTTGATCGCGTCGTTGGGGTTCCTCTGCCCGAGGAGAGGCTGGGGGATGTCCCACCATGCGTCCTCGGCATCGGACACGGCGCGGGCGTATTCCTCGGTGTCCTTGAACTTGTCGGGGTCGATGCTCTCGAGGGCCTTCTGCTGCTCGCCGAAGAGGTTGACGTTGAACTTCTTGTTGGTGAGCGCGACGCCCATGAACACGTCGAAGTCGGACATGACGTCGGGGGAGATCTCCGGCGGGAGCGCATCCCCGAACATGTCGAGGAGTGCCCCGGCGGTGAGCTTGAACACCACTTCCATCTTGGCGGCGGCGTTGGGGAGCTTCATCTCGTCCACCCTCTTCATGAGGTTCTCGTACCAGAGTTCCTTGAGGGCGCTGACGCGGTTGGGGTTCAGTCCGAAGACGTATGCGAGTGCTTTCTGTTCGTCGGTCTGCTCGGGGGAGTCATCCTCCCCGGAGAACAGTCTTGCGTTGGGGTCGAGTTCCATGGTGACACGTCCTTGACAGTCAGTTCCTGAGTTTCTTCATGGTGGATTCCAGGATGTCCATTCCCCTGTTGATCTTCTCCTCGTTGGCGGCGTAGGAGAACCTGAGGTGTCCCTCGCCGAAGGTTCCGAAGGCGGATCCGGGGGTGCAGATGAGTCCCGCTTTGACCAGTTCGTTGGCAAGGTCCTGCGACTTTATGTCGAGGTCGTAGGAGGGGAAGGCGTAGAACGCTCCCTTCGGAGGGACGATGCTCATGCCCGGGATCTCGTTGATCCTTCTGGAGATGAGGTCCCTGCGGGCCTTGAAGGTCTTCCTCGCGTTCTCGAGGTAGGGATCTATGGAGGGCAGCGCCTTGAGGATGCCGTACATCGCAGGCATCCCCGGGCTGGCACACACGTGGTACTGCATCTTGATGAGCGCCTGGGTGGCCTCCTCGTTGGCGATGGTGAATCCCATCCTCCATCCGGTGACGGCCATCATCTTGGAGAATCCGGATGCGATGACCGCACGGTCGAGGTAGGGGAGGAAGGAGCTGTGCTTCCCCTCGTAGATGAAAGACTCGTAGACCTCGTCGGAGAGGATCATGATGCCCTTGTCTTTGGCGATGTCCGCCAGGGCGTTGCGGGATTCCTCGGTGAGTACCCCGCCGGTGGGGTTGGAGGGGGTGTTGACCACAATCATCTTGGTCCTGGGGGTGACCCTCTCCAGGATGTAGTCGATGTCGGGCTGGAAGTCTCCCTCGGTGAGCCTGTATTCAACGGGGACTCCTCCTGCGAGCTTCGCGTGGGGGGCGTATATGACGAAACCGGGACTGGGCACCAGGACCTCGTCGCCGGGGTCGATGAACGACTGGGTGATCTCGAGAAGTGCGGTGGATCCGCTGGGGGTGACCATGACGTCGGCACCCTTCAGGTCGGGGTTGTAGCGGGCGAACCTCTGGGCGATGGCGTCCCTGAGCTCGGGGATGCCTGCGGTGGGGGAATACTTGTTCTTCCCCGCGAGGGCGGCTGCGTTCATTCCTTCGATGGCTTCCTTGGGGGGCTCGAGGTCGGGTTCGCCGAGTCCGAGGTTGACGGAGTCCGGTTTGGCGAGGTCGAACATCTTCCTGATCCCGGACATGGGAACGGAGTCCAGCCTGTCGGACACTTTCATCCCGCGGTTCATGGCCACGGCATGGTCGCCGTAGTTTATTATTTGTATTATCAGAAAAGGGGATTCCAACGGCTAACTTAATATCAAAAGAGAGCGGTCGAGAGGGCATGGAGCTCCGCAACGGGGAGATAGGGCTGATCGTGCTTCTGGCGGGAATACCCGTCATCATCGCAGGTTTCCTATGTTTCACGGAGATAGTCGGCCTCGGGCTGGCCGCCCTGTTCTACGTGGGGGTGGCGATGATCATCATCGGTGCGGCGCTGTGCTACATCGACGTGAAGGGCTCCGACGGGGTTTTCGAGCAGTACGACAGTCTCTGCGCGCTCAGAAAGATGCCCGACGATGATTACATGATCGACCTCACCGGCTCGGAGCAGAAGTACGACCTCCCGGAGGTCACCGACATGACGAAGGAGGGAGGGCAGTGACCGGCAAGGCGCTGAACGCCAGGATGCTCTACTACCTCTTCGACTCCGCCAACATGCACAGGTGGAACGACCACCTCCGCACCCTCGATCTCACCGAACTCGACAAGCAGGCACACAAGGCAGCCATCGCATGGATGCTCGGAAAGGCCGAGGAGGATGCGGGGAACAGAGTGGATTGGCACGTTCTCATAGAGCATATGCTGTTCTCGTTCCTGCAGAGGATCGCACTCACCGACCTGAAGCCGCAGATCTTCCACCGCATAGTCGAGGAGAAGTCCGATGACGTCAGCAGGTACGTGCTGGCACAGTTCGACGAGAACATCCCAGAGACCGATGCCGACTTCAGGGGCCGCTTCGAGAGCTACCTGTTCTCCGAGAAGGATTCCCGCGAGGACGCCATCGTCCGCGCCGCGCATTACCTTGCAACCAAGTGGGAGTTCGATACCATCTACGACGTCAACCGCTCCGTATACGGCATCGAGACCACCAAGGAGGAGATAGACTGCCAGATCGGACAGCATTCAGACCTCGTCGCCGTGAAGGAGATGACCACCCGCGGCAGCGGGCTGTTCAAGTTCATCGACATCGTGGGGCAGCTCAGGTTCCAGCAGCGCTGGGCGAGGACCCCCAGGATACCTAAGACCACTGTGCTGGGTCATTCCCTGATGGTGGCAAACATGGTGTACCTCAGCGACTGCGACAGGCAGGTCCGCGGGGAGCAGGTGTACTACGATTTCTTCACCGCCCTGTTCCATGACCTGCCCGAGGTGCTGACCAAAGATGTCATCACCCCCGTGAAGACCTCCGTCAACGGCCTTCCCGACCTCCTCGAGGGGATCGAGCACGAACTCGTGGAGAACACCATCATGCCCCTGATTCCGGAGTCCTGGAGGAAGGACTTGGGATTCATGGCATACGACCCGTTCTCCGACAGCGAATCCCCAGTCAGGGACGGACACGCAATCAAGGCATGTGACTGGCTGGCGGCTTGGATGGAGGCGCACATCTCCATCGTCTACGGGGTGTCCTCGAAGGCCCTCCGCGACGGAAAGGTGGAGATCGGAAGGAAGCTTACCGCGGCGGGAAGCTACGGGGACGCAATCGGCGCCTCGGACATCCTGTTCGACTTCGAGAAGTTCGAGTTCTGATCCGATGTGGAAGATCGGAGACATCGGGATCGAGGGACGCGTGGTCCTGGGGCCGATGTCCGGCTTCACCTCGCGCGCCTACCGCGATTTCATGAAGCCCTTCGGGGCGGCCGTCTCCATCACCGAGATGGCCTCCGCCACGGGGGTGCTGCACGGCATGGGGAAGACCGGCCCGTACATCCGTTTCGAGGGCAACTACCCTACGGGCGTCCAGCTGTTCGGCGGCGACCCCGATACCCTGGCATCCGCCGCGGAGAAGGCCCTGGAGGTGAATCCGGAGATCGCGTTCTTCGACGTGAACATGGGGTGTCCCGTCGCCAAGGTCGTACGCAATCAAGCCGGTTCGTTCCTGATGAAGGAGCCCGGGAGATGCGCCGAGATCGTCAGGAAGATGAAGTCCAAGGTGGACGTCCCGGTCACCGCGAAGATACGTCTAGGATGGAGTGCTGGCACTGTTAATTTCAGGGAGATCATCCCGCTCCTGGAGGAGGCGGGAGCGGATGCGGTGATGCTGCATGCGCGCACCCGCGAGGAGCGCTATGCGGGCGAGCCCCACTACGATATGGTGGAGGGGCTGAGGAAGGAGATGTCGGTCCCGCTGGTGATATCCGGGAACATCTACTCGCTGAACGATGCAATCCGCGCCGCGGAGATCACCGGCGCGGAGGGCATCATGGCGGCACGCGGTGCAGTGGGGAATCCCTACCTCATCACTCAGATCGACCGCTACTTCCGCACCGGGGAGAGGCTTCCCAACCCCACGGTATCTCAGCAGGTGGAATGGTGCAAGAGGTTCTCCGACGCGATCATCGAGGAGAGCGGCGACGAGGTCGGCATCCGCAGGCTCCGCACGTACGCTCCCAGGTTCATCGCCGGATGCCACGGCTGCAGGGAGTACAGGAAGAGGCTCGCCACCGAGACATACAGCAGGGAGGCGCTCTTCGGGATACTCGACGAGATAGATTCCCTGATGAGTGACGACCGCATCTTCACCGAAGGACGCGGACCTTACGAAGAATGAGATCCCGGGGGAATCCCCGGGAAATGAGTTTCAGAATGCCTTCTTTTCCTTGGGCGGGACTATCTTCTCCTGACCGCCCATGTAGGGCCTGAGGACCTCGGGGATGGTGACGGATCCGTCGGCATTCTGGTAGTTCTCCAGAACGGCCACCATGGTCCTGGGCAGTGCGAGTCCGGAACCGTTGAGGGTGTGGACGAACTCGCTCTTCAGGTGGGGTTCGGGCCTGTACTTGATCATGGCCCTGCGTGCCTGGAAGTCCAGGTCGTTGGAGCAGGAGGAGCACTCGAGGTACCTGTCCTCCCCGGGTGCCCAGACCTCGATGTCGTAGCATTTGGAGCAGGAGAAGCTCTGGTCCCCGGTGCACAGGAGGAGGACGTGGTAGGGGAGTCCTAGGAGCTGCAGGAGTTCCTCGGCGTTGCCCTTCATCTCCTCGAGGGCGTCCCAGGACTTGGATGGCTCCTCGAACCTGACCATCTCGACCTTGTTGAACTCGTGGACGCGGATGATGCCGGCGGTGTCGGCGTGCTTCCCCACTTCCCTCCTGAAGGAGGGGAGGTATGCGGTGAGCTTGATGGGAAGGTCCTCTTTCGCGAGGATGTCCCCCTGCAGGAGGTTGGTGACGGGGACCTCGGCGGTGGGGTTCAGCCACATGTCGTCCCTCTCGAGGTGGTACATGTCGTCCGCCAGGTTGGGGTACTGTCCGGTGCCGGTGACGGCCGCGGTGTTGACGATGACGGGGGTGAAGACCTCCTTGTAACCCTGTTTCTGATGCATGTCGAGGAAGAAACAGATGAGTGCTCTCTCGAGCCTCGCACCGTCTCCCTTGAGGCAGTAGAATCCGGAACCGGATATCTTGGTGGCCCTCTCGAAGTCTACAAGGTCCAGGTCCATCATGAGCTCGGAGTGGTTCTTGGGCTTGAAGTCGAACTTCCTCTTCTCTCCCCAGACCTTGATCTCGACGTTCTCGGTGTCGTCCTTTCCGACGGGGACGTCGTCGGCGGGGATGTTGGGGATGTTCAGGAGGCAGTCCTTGCGGATCTCCTCCAGCTGGGCCATCTCGTCGTCGTTGGCCTTGATCTTGTCCCCGACCTCGCGCATCTCCCTGATCTTGGCGTCCTTCTCGGCGCCCTTGGGCATCTTGGAGATCTCCATGGAGACCGCGTTGCGGGTCTTCCTGAGCAGGTTGTTCTCGGCGGTGAGCTGCCTCCACCTGCCGTCCACCTCAAGGAATTTGTCGAGCCTCTCGGTGGTCTTGTTCCTCTTGATGAGCATGTCCCTGATCTTCTCGGGGTCCGCCCTGATAACGTCGATGTCCAACATCCTCGTTCACCTTGTGATTGTCAATCGAATTTCTTCTGGCAGAGGGAGTCCCAGGTGCGCTTGTCCGTCAGGAGGATGACGCCTCCGCGGACGTCGACCACCACGGATCCGGTGGCTTCAGCGATCTGCTCCGCGACGTCGGAGGTCTCGGAATCCGCGTTCCTGAGCACCTTGACCTTGATCAGCCTGCGTTTCTTGAGCTGGGCCACAATCTCGTTGTTGAGGTTCTCGTCGATGCCGTCCTTACCTACGCGTACCGTCGCATCGATGTCCTTAGCACGCCTCATAAGCTCCTTCTTGGCTTCCCTGTCGGTCATTTTCTCTGCTCCTTGAGATACGGCATGCGCCAGACGGTCCCGCAGCATTTGCATCTGGAGACGATCTTGTGGCCGGTCAGCCTGACCGTGCAGTTCGTCCCTGGGACCAGGGGGAGGTAACATTTTTTGCAGTACCTGAACCCGTCCGGCATGTCCACTCTTGTCTTTCCGCATATCGCACGGGAGAGCTCGACGTACCTCCTGGCACGTTCGTCCTTCCCTTCCTTCGCCGCCTTCACGGAAAGGTCGGTGAGGATGGAGACGCGTTCGGAACCGATGTTCCTGACGACGTTCTTCGGGATATGCTTGGCCATCGGGCGTCCATTTCCCCTTAGATATTAAGGGTTTGTCCCCGTGCGCACGCGCGCGGTCCCAACGGCCGATCATTCGTTTTCGAAATGTGCCAGATGTCCATAAATGGCAAAATATCGATTCTTCCAGATCCGGAAACGGTGTGCCCGAAACTCTCGCAAGTATTATATTCGGGTCATATATGGGAGCCATAGAAGAAGCGCGACCAAGAGATTATATATCGAATGGCGTTACAACGCTTCATTTAACAGTAAAAGGTGGCAATCATGGTCAGAAAGCCAGCATCGATGTACAGGAGAATCACGGGAATGGCCTATACTCGCCGCGAGTATATGGGTGGAGTTCCCGCAGTCAGGATCAGCCAGTTCGACATGGGAACCCTCAACAGGGACGACTCTTTCCCCGTCGTTCTGACCCTCAAAGTCAAAAACCGCGTCCAGGTCAGGCACACCGCCATCGAGGCCGGACGTATCGCAGCCAACAGGGTTCTCTCCGGAATCGGAGTCGACAACTACCACTTCAAGGTAAGGGCCTACCCCCACGTCGTCCTCAGGGAGAACAAGCTCGCGACCGGCGCAGGAGCGGACCGTGTGTCCAGCGGAATGCGCCGCGCATTCGGAAAGACCGTCGGAACCGCAGCCCGTCTCGAGTGCAACCAGGCGATCTACACCGTCTACACCACCGCTGAGAAGGCCACCCAGGTCAAGGAAGCCCTCTGGAGGGCCTCCATGAAGCTCCCTTCCCCCTGCTACATCGATGTCGAGAGGGGTCAGGAGCTCATCCTCTGATGCTGTTCGATCTGCAGATTGATACCATCGAGAGCTGGATCCGCGGCAGGGGTTTCACCTCTGTCGCCCTCCAGCTTCCCGAGGGCCTCAAGATCAGGGCGACCGAGCTGTCCGACCGCATTTTCAAGGACACCGGTTCAAAAGTCGTTATCCTCGGTTATCCGTGCTACGGCGCGTGCGACCTCTTCGTGGATTACAAGAGGTATGCGCAGGGATTGGTCCATTTCGGCCATTCCCCCATCCCCAACCTCCCCCGGGACGACGATGTCCTGTATGTGGAGGCCCGTGCGGACGTCGACATCTCTTCCCTCGCGGATTCCATTTCCGAACTTCCCTCTAAGATAGGCCTCCTAGCCTCCGTGCAGTACGTCCACCTTCTGCCCGAGGCGAAGAGGATCCTGGAGGAATCCGGAAGGACCGCGGTCATTGGGAAGGGGGATGACAGGATATTCTATCCCGGGCAGGTCCTGGGATGCAACTGCTCCTCCGCCATATCCGTGCAGGAGGACGTCGAGGCATTCCTGTTCCTCGGCGAGGGTGATTTCCACCCCCTTGCAGCCACCTTCGGCGTCGCGAAGCACGTCTTCATCTACAACCCCGTCACCAAGGAGATGCGCTCCGTGGACGACGTGAAGGACAGGATCCTGCGCAGGAGATTCGCTGCCATAGAAAGTGCCAGATCCGCGCAGTCGTTCCTGGTCATCGTCTGCGGGAAGATCGGTCAGTGCCGCATGGACGCCGCCGACAGGATAGAGCAGCAGCTCAGGGATGCCGGCAAGACCGTGTACCGCCTGGTGACCGACGAGATCACTCCAAACGCCCTCATCCCCTTTAAGGTGGATGCCTATGTGAGCACCGCCTGCCCCCGCGTCGCAATGGACGACCAGGCGAAGTACCAGCACCCGATGCTCACGATCCCGGAGGCCGAGACCGTGCTGGGTCTCCGCACCTGGGACGATTACGTTTTCGATTCCATCTGAGTCGCGCGTGCGCGATAAAAGTGTTAAATAAATCGCAGAAGATAGAACGGGCTATGTTGACGTCTGAAGCCCTGTTGGGCGGAGAACTGCCGGACGTGAAAGTGGGGATCGGCTGTGCTCCCGATTCCAAGTTCGTCG
This is a stretch of genomic DNA from Thermoplasmatales archaeon BRNA1. It encodes these proteins:
- a CDS encoding tRNA-dihydrouridine synthase, which encodes MWKIGDIGIEGRVVLGPMSGFTSRAYRDFMKPFGAAVSITEMASATGVLHGMGKTGPYIRFEGNYPTGVQLFGGDPDTLASAAEKALEVNPEIAFFDVNMGCPVAKVVRNQAGSFLMKEPGRCAEIVRKMKSKVDVPVTAKIRLGWSAGTVNFREIIPLLEEAGADAVMLHARTREERYAGEPHYDMVEGLRKEMSVPLVISGNIYSLNDAIRAAEITGAEGIMAARGAVGNPYLITQIDRYFRTGERLPNPTVSQQVEWCKRFSDAIIEESGDEVGIRRLRTYAPRFIAGCHGCREYRKRLATETYSREALFGILDEIDSLMSDDRIFTEGRGPYEE
- a CDS encoding seryl-tRNA synthetase, with protein sequence MLDIDVIRADPEKIRDMLIKRNKTTERLDKFLEVDGRWRQLTAENNLLRKTRNAVSMEISKMPKGAEKDAKIREMREVGDKIKANDDEMAQLEEIRKDCLLNIPNIPADDVPVGKDDTENVEIKVWGEKRKFDFKPKNHSELMMDLDLVDFERATKISGSGFYCLKGDGARLERALICFFLDMHQKQGYKEVFTPVIVNTAAVTGTGQYPNLADDMYHLERDDMWLNPTAEVPVTNLLQGDILAKEDLPIKLTAYLPSFRREVGKHADTAGIIRVHEFNKVEMVRFEEPSKSWDALEEMKGNAEELLQLLGLPYHVLLLCTGDQSFSCSKCYDIEVWAPGEDRYLECSSCSNDLDFQARRAMIKYRPEPHLKSEFVHTLNGSGLALPRTMVAVLENYQNADGSVTIPEVLRPYMGGQEKIVPPKEKKAF
- a CDS encoding diphthamide biosynthesis protein 2-related domain protein yields the protein MLFDLQIDTIESWIRGRGFTSVALQLPEGLKIRATELSDRIFKDTGSKVVILGYPCYGACDLFVDYKRYAQGLVHFGHSPIPNLPRDDDVLYVEARADVDISSLADSISELPSKIGLLASVQYVHLLPEAKRILEESGRTAVIGKGDDRIFYPGQVLGCNCSSAISVQEDVEAFLFLGEGDFHPLAATFGVAKHVFIYNPVTKEMRSVDDVKDRILRRRFAAIESARSAQSFLVIVCGKIGQCRMDAADRIEQQLRDAGKTVYRLVTDEITPNALIPFKVDAYVSTACPRVAMDDQAKYQHPMLTIPEAETVLGLRTWDDYVFDSI
- a CDS encoding RNase P subunit RPR2, with translation MAKHIPKNVVRNIGSERVSILTDLSVKAAKEGKDERARRYVELSRAICGKTRVDMPDGFRYCKKCYLPLVPGTNCTVRLTGHKIVSRCKCCGTVWRMPYLKEQRK
- a CDS encoding LSU ribosomal protein L10AE, whose translation is MGGVPAVRISQFDMGTLNRDDSFPVVLTLKVKNRVQVRHTAIEAGRIAANRVLSGIGVDNYHFKVRAYPHVVLRENKLATGAGADRVSSGMRRAFGKTVGTAARLECNQAIYTVYTTAEKATQVKEALWRASMKLPSPCYIDVERGQELIL
- a CDS encoding putative RNA-binding protein containing KH domain, possibly ribosomal protein, whose amino-acid sequence is MTDREAKKELMRRAKDIDATVRVGKDGIDENLNNEIVAQLKKRRLIKVKVLRNADSETSDVAEQIAEATGSVVVDVRGGVILLTDKRTWDSLCQKKFD